The Oscarella lobularis chromosome 12, ooOscLobu1.1, whole genome shotgun sequence genome window below encodes:
- the LOC136194004 gene encoding death-associated protein kinase 1-like has product MTSSASSIERLITITKEWQGDELKKFLSTEKGFRLEQKGDLRQDIYGQERHDWFFAIHFVAGRKFETAEEADEWLSYLVVQKKEDIENQSLWGALRPLHCACKWGNIFGVEWLVSHGANINEDDACGRTSFSFACASSVDTMKKMLYLEKQGCHVRQYDIFIAAENKFASSEQAHEVFHHLVNEKGMSINVTTHVGRKGTPLRCACFDGSVFGVKWLISHGANIETEPYQGTDLYEVVCKSSVDTLKKILILEERGYDVSPRAIFLSAEIQFASCEEACEVFHHLVYVKGMIVNATDAELDTPLHCACKKGSFFVVKWLIEHNATINSVNKYGITPLMCACESDSDHLLKVRYLSEKGTECLMTDKQGETALFYAINYFLPEDIEDFLSETLDDDKCERIAASKCSISEGELNEVLQYLVIEKRMNINSVNKLGMTPLLHACNKSEYPLFAVRQLLELGADVTAKDSMSRNAFHLIAMNSWRINVPAINLLIEKGIDATFRDKDGKAPYQLADGELRMRLRQHYDAARFSVLRQEKVRPDSIKVCVVGSEMAGKTTFVKSLLQLTLPPIKPKDRTAGVAIKSGQIPGVGKGSIWDFGAQPTFHSAHGLFFGPSNTMFVLVLRFREGERMTPEVYLLEIGRYWCAFVKAALRRLPPHLRSPLRLLIIGNVIGEEEEGTEASFQLKRVAEILQEEFKDTFKIVDVLEMDCNRSYSVRMADCRRKLKRVREEMLEATDGVSKLCQAIEENLSLSDEKRESSLECFMTPDEFTEWVAEDVGAILTEDESKISVEYLDSSGIIVNLGPRICLRPLWLCSNVIGPLLAPRYFPFGMKTAKPGMVTRQDIESALRAFENYLKHKGSPSPFSVTANEATEILLYLELCVRSRHIPGFYQIPALLEDSIPGDAWVENPMLDVYRGMRYECANCVDIILPLSFVVFQSRSSRLGNTSHEAWKDGVKLVKVVGRQVVECLVTLGIKKFHCCIDVIMRWSSQTACHELAKQMLDELKEMIVEVCEERSPGVLLNWFYLDSTHLKRLNDDPAIYSSSKVDQTVRNNGIDDVLFSDQPQRRYYLSVRDLAITADIQEERSASYPEAVAESQGPSGPKRRAPNELTIPRAKRLATSHRRLEVESEDSAQIASRVVTDRLASPCEGSFPADNDSVSVDLVKTCAVVAPTKWEEIGYLLTDLNTVEEIRERTNGNVPRMIKVLETWKLRAKTPTVRKLLKWFEEVGVAREAIKKKYLELY; this is encoded by the exons ATGACATCGTCTGCTAGTTCTATCGAACGATTGATCACGATAACCAAAGAATGGCAGGGCGATGAACTGAAGAAGTTTCTCTCGAcggaaaaaggatttcgactTGAGCAG aaAGGCGACCTAAGACAAGACATATATGGACAAGAGCGTCACGATTGGTTCTTCGCTATTCACTTTGTGGCTGGAAGAAAATTTgagacggcggaggaagcgGATGAGTGGCTCAGCTACTTGGTtgtacaaaaaaaggaagacatTGAAAACCAATCACTATGG GGGGcactccgcccacttcactgtgcgtgcaagtggggaaatatttttggcgttgaatggctcgtcagtcACGGTGCAAATATCAACGAGGACGACGCA TGTGGACGtacgtcattttcttttgcctgtgcaagttccgttgacacaatgaagaaaatgctctATCTGGAGAAACAGGGCTGTCATGTTCGACAATATGACATT TTTATTGCGgctgaaaataaatttgcGTCATCGGAACAAGCTCACGAAGTTTTTCATCATCTTGTTAATGAAAAGGGGATGAGCATCAACGTTACTACTCACGTGGGG CGGAAAGGGACTCCTCTGCGATGCGCCTGCTTTGATGGAAGCGTCTTTGGAGTGAAATGGCTCATCAGTCACGGTGCTAAT ATTGAAACAGAGCCGTATCAGGGAACAGATCTGTATGAGGTTGTCTGTAAAAGTTCTGTCGACACATTGAAGAAAATACTCATTCTGGAAGAGCGTGGCTATGATGTTTCACCGCGTGCTATT TTTTTATCCGCCGAAATTCAATTTGCTTCGTGTGAAGAAGCGTGCGAGGTTTTTCATCATCTTGTGTATGTCAAGGGAATGATCGTCAACGCTACTGATGCAGAG TTGGATACTCCTCTGCATTGTGCCTGCAAGAAGGGAAGCTTTTTTGTAGTGAAATGGCTCATAGAACACAACGCTACTATTAATAGCGTCAACAAG TATGGCATTACGCCTCTTATGTGCGCGTGTGAAAGTGACAGTGACCATCTATTGAAAGTGCGCTACCTGAGTGAAAAAGGAACTGAATGTCTCATGACAGATAAG CAAGGAGAGACGGCCTTGTTTTATGCCATCAACTACTTTCTTCCTGAGGATATCGAAGACTTTTTATCTGAGACATTGGATGACGATAAATGCGAAAGAATAGCTGCCAGTAAATGCTCAATTTCTGAAGGCGAATTGAACGAAGTTCTTCAATATCTTGTCATTGAAAAGAGGATGaatatcaattctgttaaTAAG CTCGGAATGACACCCTTGTTGCACGCATGTAATAAATCTGAATATCCTCTCTTCGCTGTTCGACAGCTACTTGAACTAGGAGCTGATGTCACCGCAAAAGATTCC ATGAGCCGCAATGCCTTTCATCTGATTGCAATGAATAGTTGGCGTATTAACGTGCCAGCCATTAATCTTTTGATTGAGAAGGGTATTGACGCTACGTTCAGAGACAAG GACGGAAAGGCGCCTTATCAACTGGCAGACGGTGAACTGAGAATGCGtcttcgacagcattac GACGCCGCTCGATTTTCCGTCCTTCGACAGGAAAAGGTTCGCCCCGATTCAATCAAAGTGTGCGTGGTCGGAAGTGAAATGGctggaaagacgacgttcgtaAAATCTCTTCTTCAGCTCACTCTTCCTCCAATTAAACCGAAAGATCGCACAGCCGGCGTTGCCATTAAGAGCGGTCAAATTCCGGGagttggcaaaggatcgATATGGGACTTTGGTGCCCAACCAACCTTCCACAGCGCAcacggtctcttctttgGACCGTCCAATACGATGTTCGTTCTCGTGCTTCGCtttcgagaaggagaaaggatGACACCAGAAGTATATCTTCTAGAAATCGGGCGCTATTGGTGCGCCTTCGTCAAAGCGGCACTACGCAGGCTTCCACCACACCTAAGGTCaccgcttcgtcttctcatTATCGGCAACGTGATtggcgaagaggaagagggcACAGAAGCAAGCTTCCAGCTAAaacgcgtcgccgaaattcTTCAGGAAGAATTTAAAGACACGTTTAAGATTGTCGACGTACTTGAAATGGATTGCAACAGAAGCTATTCGGTGCGCATGGCTGACTGTCGACGCAAACTGAAAAGAGTTCGTGAAGAAATGCTCGAGGCTA CCGATGGTGTGTCCAAACTTTGCCAAGCCATTGAGGAAAATCTTTCTCTGTCCGACGAGAAGCGAGAATCTTCATTGGAATGTTTTATGACGCCAGACGAATTCACCGAATGGGTTGCTGAAGACGTTGGCGCTATTTTGACTGAAGATGAGAGCAAAATATCCGTTGAATATCTTGACTCGTCCGGAATA ATTGTTAATCTCGGTCCTCGAATTTGTCTCCGGCCACTTTGGCTCTGTAGCAACGTGATTGGTCCACTTCTGGCTCCGCGCTACTTTCCCTTTGGCATGAAGACAGCCAAGCCTGGCATGGTAACAAGGCAAGACATTGAGTCGGCTCTAAGGGCTTTCGAAAACTACCTCAAGCACAAGGGCAGTCCGTCTCCGTTTTCGGTGACAGCCaacgaagcgacggaaaTTCTTCTTTACCTGGAACTATGCGTTCGGTCAAGACACATTCCGGGGTTCTATCAGATTCCGGCTCTCCTGGAAGATTCAATTCCTGGCGACGCTTGGGTTGAAAATCCGATGCTGGACGTGTATCGCGGTATGCGGTATGAATGTGCTAATTGCGTCGATATCATATTGCCGTTGTCGtttgtcgtctttcaatCTCGATCTTCTCGTTTGGGCAATACGAGTCACGAggcgtggaaagacggcgtcaaacTAGTGAAGGTCGTCGGCCGCCAAGTAGTCGAATGCCTTGTGACATTAGGAATCAAAAAATTCCACTgctgcattgacgtcattatgcGCTGGTCTAGCCAAACAGCGTGTCATGAATTGGCGAAGCAGATGCTAGACGAACTGAAAGAGATGATCGTCGAAGTGtgcgaagaaagaagtccGGGAGTGCTCCTCAACTGGTTCTATTTAGACAGTACTCATCTTAAACGACTCAACGATGATCCAGCCATTTATTCGTCTAGTAAAGTAGATCAGACGGTCAGGAACAACGGTATTGATGACGTTTTGTTTTCGGATCAACCACAAAGACGTTATTATTTGTCTGTGAGAGACTTGGCTATTACTGCAGACATCCAAGAGGAG CGCTCAGCTTCTTATCCTGAGGCAGTGGCAGAATCCCAAGGTCCCAGCGGACCAAAGAGAAGAGCTCCCAATGAG CTAACTATTCCTCGTGCAAAGCGTCTGGCAACGTCTCATCGTAGACTAGAGGTTGAGTCGGAGGATTCAGCACAG ATAGCAAGCCGAGTTGTCACTGATCGTTTGGCATCTCCCTGCGAAG GCTCGTTTCCGGCCGATAATGATTCAGTATCAGTCGATTTGGTGAAGACGTGCGCCGTCGTTGCTCCAACCAAGTGGGAAGAAATTGGGTATCTGCTGACTGACCTTAACACGgttgaagaaattcgtgAACGAACTAATGGGAACGTCCCTCGCATGATAAAAGTGCTAGAAACGTGGAAGCTAAGAGCTAAAACGCCAACAGTGAGAAAGCTTCTAAAGTGGTTCGAGGAAGTTGGTGTGGCCCGTGAAgcaatcaaaaagaaatacttAGAATTGTATTAG